A stretch of Thermus antranikianii DSM 12462 DNA encodes these proteins:
- the hisIE gene encoding bifunctional phosphoribosyl-AMP cyclohydrolase/phosphoribosyl-ATP diphosphatase HisIE, which yields MDLSQVKFDEQGLVPVVVQDAKTGEVLTLAYANREALEETLRTRRSTFYSRSRKTLWRKGETSGNIQEVVEVLLDCDGDAVVYRVLPHGPACHTGERSCFHRPLLSGEPSLGFVLSQVYATIQERLRTLPEGSYVAKLHQAGLDRILKKIGEEAGEVIIAAKNQNPEEVRWEATDLLFHLLIVLAELGLGPEDLARTLWERHRPPGGPAPN from the coding sequence ATGGACCTATCCCAAGTGAAGTTTGATGAACAGGGCCTAGTGCCGGTGGTGGTACAGGATGCCAAAACGGGCGAGGTCCTGACCCTGGCCTACGCCAACCGGGAAGCCCTGGAGGAAACCCTAAGGACAAGGCGGAGCACCTTCTATAGCCGGAGCCGAAAGACCCTATGGCGCAAGGGGGAAACGTCAGGGAACATCCAGGAGGTGGTGGAGGTCCTCCTGGACTGCGATGGGGATGCGGTGGTCTACCGGGTCCTTCCCCACGGCCCCGCCTGCCACACGGGGGAGCGAAGCTGCTTCCACCGCCCCCTCCTTTCCGGAGAACCCAGCCTGGGCTTTGTCCTTTCCCAAGTCTACGCCACCATCCAGGAGCGGCTTAGAACCCTTCCCGAGGGAAGCTACGTGGCCAAGCTCCACCAGGCGGGCCTGGACCGGATCCTGAAGAAGATTGGGGAGGAAGCTGGAGAAGTCATCATCGCCGCCAAGAACCAAAACCCTGAGGAGGTGCGCTGGGAAGCCACGGACCTTCTCTTCCACCTCCTCATCGTGCTGGCGGAACTGGGGCTCGGCCCAGAGGACCTAGCCAGAACCCTCTGGGAACGGCACCGGCCCCCAGGCGGCCCTGCGCCCAATTAA
- the glpX gene encoding class II fructose-bisphosphatase encodes MEIERRLVLEVVRVTEQAALAASRLAGKGDKEAVDEAGTQAMRRVLNELPIKGTVVIGEGEMDEAPMLYIGEVLGQGGVEVDIAVDPVEGTTTAAKGLPNAVTVIAISEKGGLFHAPDMYMEKLIVPPPAAGLVDLSWPVSANLKALALALQRSVEDLVVVVLDRPRHERLIREIREAGARVKLISDGDVIAALAAAIRGTGVHAVMGIGGAPEGVLAAAALKCLGGEIQARFTPQNEEERARLKAMGGDENRIYRTEDLAPGREIVFAATGITDGDILQGVRFFGGGARTHSIVLGHATRTVRFIDSIHLFETGARVTIRV; translated from the coding sequence ATGGAAATCGAGCGCCGACTGGTCCTCGAGGTGGTGCGGGTAACCGAACAGGCCGCCCTGGCGGCAAGCCGCCTAGCGGGCAAGGGGGATAAGGAGGCCGTGGACGAGGCGGGCACCCAGGCCATGCGCCGGGTCCTGAACGAGCTCCCCATAAAGGGCACGGTGGTCATCGGCGAAGGGGAGATGGACGAGGCCCCCATGTTGTACATCGGGGAGGTCCTGGGCCAAGGGGGCGTGGAGGTGGACATCGCCGTGGACCCTGTGGAGGGCACCACCACCGCCGCCAAGGGCCTGCCCAACGCCGTGACCGTGATCGCCATCAGCGAGAAGGGCGGCCTCTTCCATGCCCCCGACATGTACATGGAAAAGCTCATCGTTCCCCCCCCGGCCGCGGGGCTTGTGGATCTTTCCTGGCCGGTTTCCGCCAACCTGAAAGCCTTAGCCTTGGCGCTCCAGCGCTCTGTAGAGGACCTGGTGGTGGTGGTCCTGGACCGCCCCCGCCACGAACGCCTCATCCGGGAGATCCGGGAGGCAGGGGCCCGGGTGAAGCTGATCTCCGATGGGGACGTGATCGCCGCCTTGGCCGCCGCCATCCGGGGCACGGGGGTGCATGCGGTGATGGGGATTGGCGGAGCCCCTGAAGGCGTTTTGGCCGCCGCCGCTTTAAAGTGCCTGGGCGGGGAGATCCAGGCCCGCTTCACCCCCCAAAACGAGGAGGAACGAGCCCGGCTCAAGGCCATGGGAGGGGACGAAAACCGCATCTACCGCACCGAGGACCTGGCCCCGGGAAGGGAAATTGTCTTCGCCGCCACCGGCATCACCGACGGGGATATCCTCCAGGGGGTGCGCTTCTTCGGGGGCGGGGCCAGGACCCATTCCATCGTTCTGGGCCACGCCACCCGCACCGTTCGGTTCATAGACTCCATTCATCTTTTTGAAACCGGAGCCCGGGTGACCATTCGGGTTTAG
- the trmFO gene encoding methylenetetrahydrofolate--tRNA-(uracil(54)-C(5))-methyltransferase (FADH(2)-oxidizing) TrmFO, which yields MERVTVVGGGLAGSEAAWTLARLGVPVRLYEMRPKRMTPAHATEKLAEIVCSNSLGGEGPTNAKGLLQAEMRRAGSLVMEAATRARVPAGGALAVDREEFSQYITERLSRHPLVEVVREEVVEVPEGLAILATGPLTSDALSEAIRLRFGDHFLSYFDAASPIVLYESIDLEKCFRAGRYGQEADYLNCPLTEEEYRRFYQALLEAEEHTPHEWEKREFFEACVPVEELARRGYQTLLFGPMKPVGLKDPRTGKEPFAVVQLRQEDKAGRMWSLVGFQTGLKWPEQKRLIQMIPGLENAEIVRYGVMHRNTYLNAPLLLRETLEFREQEGLFAAGVLAGVEGYLESAATGFLAGLNAARRYRGLKPVAPPEESMLGGLVRFLATANPKGFQPMYANWGLVPPVEGRMAKKEKREAMYHRGLRAFEEWVASLGMLAST from the coding sequence ATGGAACGGGTGACGGTGGTGGGCGGAGGCCTGGCGGGAAGCGAGGCCGCCTGGACCCTGGCGCGGCTTGGGGTTCCCGTGCGCCTTTATGAGATGCGCCCCAAGCGCATGACCCCGGCCCACGCCACAGAAAAGCTAGCGGAGATCGTCTGTTCCAACTCCTTGGGGGGCGAAGGGCCCACGAACGCCAAGGGGCTACTGCAGGCGGAGATGCGCCGGGCGGGAAGCCTGGTCATGGAGGCAGCCACTAGGGCCCGGGTGCCTGCGGGAGGGGCCTTGGCCGTGGACCGGGAGGAGTTTAGCCAGTACATCACGGAGAGGCTTTCCCGGCATCCCCTGGTGGAGGTGGTGCGGGAGGAGGTGGTGGAGGTTCCTGAGGGCCTCGCCATCCTGGCCACGGGGCCCCTTACCTCCGACGCCCTCTCCGAGGCTATACGGCTCCGGTTTGGCGACCACTTCCTGAGCTACTTTGATGCGGCAAGCCCCATCGTCCTTTACGAGAGCATCGACCTGGAAAAGTGCTTCCGGGCCGGGCGCTACGGGCAGGAGGCGGACTACCTCAACTGCCCCCTGACCGAGGAGGAGTACCGGCGGTTCTACCAGGCCCTCCTCGAGGCGGAAGAGCACACCCCCCACGAGTGGGAGAAGCGGGAGTTCTTTGAGGCCTGCGTGCCCGTGGAGGAGCTGGCCCGAAGGGGCTACCAAACCCTCCTCTTTGGCCCCATGAAGCCCGTGGGGCTCAAGGACCCAAGGACCGGCAAGGAGCCCTTCGCCGTGGTGCAGCTTCGCCAGGAGGACAAGGCGGGGCGGATGTGGAGCCTGGTGGGGTTCCAGACCGGTCTTAAGTGGCCCGAGCAAAAGCGGCTCATCCAGATGATCCCGGGCCTGGAAAACGCCGAGATCGTGCGCTACGGGGTGATGCACCGGAATACCTACCTAAACGCTCCCCTCCTACTCCGGGAGACCCTGGAGTTTAGGGAGCAGGAAGGGCTTTTCGCCGCGGGGGTGCTGGCTGGGGTAGAGGGATACTTGGAAAGCGCCGCCACAGGATTCCTGGCAGGCCTGAACGCCGCCCGGCGCTACCGGGGGTTAAAACCCGTGGCCCCGCCGGAGGAGAGCATGCTGGGGGGATTGGTCCGCTTCCTGGCCACCGCTAACCCCAAGGGCTTCCAGCCCATGTACGCCAACTGGGGGCTGGTCCCGCCGGTGGAAGGAAGAATGGCCAAGAAGGAGAAGCGGGAAGCCATGTACCATAGGGGCCTCAGGGCCTTCGAGGAATGGGTGGCTTCCCTAGGGATGCTCGCCTCCACCTAG
- the hisF gene encoding imidazole glycerol phosphate synthase subunit HisF, with the protein MSLAKRIIPCLDVHAGRVVKGVNFVNLRDAGDPVEAAQAYDEAGADELVFLDISATHEERAILLEVVAQVAERVFIPLTVGGGVRSLEDARRLLLAGADKVSVNSAAVKRPELIQELSDHFGSQAVVLAIDARWNGDFPEVYIAGGRIPTGLHAVEWALRGVELGAGEILLTSMDKDGTKEGYDLRLTRMVAEAVSVPVIASGGAGKKEHFLEAFLAGADAALAASVFHFGEIPIPELKRFLAEQGLEVRLDGPIPSEV; encoded by the coding sequence ATGAGCCTGGCCAAGCGCATCATCCCCTGCCTGGATGTCCACGCAGGCCGCGTGGTGAAGGGGGTCAACTTCGTAAACCTCCGCGATGCGGGCGACCCCGTGGAAGCCGCCCAGGCCTACGACGAGGCCGGCGCCGACGAGCTGGTCTTTTTGGACATCTCTGCCACCCACGAGGAGCGGGCCATCCTCCTGGAGGTGGTGGCCCAGGTGGCGGAAAGGGTCTTCATCCCCTTAACCGTGGGGGGAGGCGTCCGCTCCTTGGAGGATGCCCGTAGGCTTCTTCTGGCCGGGGCCGACAAGGTGAGCGTGAACTCGGCCGCGGTGAAGCGCCCCGAACTCATCCAGGAGCTTTCGGACCACTTCGGCTCCCAGGCGGTGGTCCTGGCCATTGACGCCCGCTGGAACGGGGACTTCCCCGAGGTCTACATCGCTGGCGGGCGCATCCCCACGGGGCTTCACGCGGTGGAATGGGCCCTTAGGGGGGTAGAGCTTGGCGCTGGGGAGATCCTTCTCACCAGCATGGATAAGGACGGCACCAAAGAAGGCTACGACCTCAGGCTCACCCGCATGGTGGCCGAGGCAGTGAGCGTGCCGGTGATCGCAAGCGGGGGGGCGGGGAAAAAGGAGCATTTCCTCGAGGCCTTCCTGGCCGGGGCCGACGCCGCCTTGGCCGCCAGCGTCTTCCACTTCGGCGAGATCCCCATACCCGAACTCAAGCGATTCCTGGCCGAACAGGGCTTGGAGGTGCGCCTAGATGGACCTATCCCAAGTGAAGTTTGA